One Brevibacillus choshinensis genomic window carries:
- a CDS encoding ABC transporter ATP-binding protein: MTKSYLSIQGVSKRFGLFAALEHVSIDIAKNEFVCLLGPSGCGKTTLLRMIAGLEQPTTGSMIIAGREITSLPPAKRNIAMMFQSYALFPNLTAAQNIAFGLQEKKLSRQDIAAKVEEALDMVDLSHVRDKYPAQLSGGQQQRIALARAISLSRDVLLLDEPLSALDAKVRQKLRREIRRLHEKFGMTTVMVTHDQDEALTMADKIVVMNHGEVVQVGTPEVIYTQPATPFVADFIGAVNFIESRRFDPGQREASTLLAIRPEHVRLLAYESEYGIPATILESEFRGAFYRIYLEWRDDHGQTTVQLTLDLPAAQANKLDVRRGQKVCLELPLEHLLRFEQDEAAAAKEQG, from the coding sequence ATGACAAAATCCTATTTATCCATACAAGGGGTCAGTAAACGTTTCGGGTTGTTTGCTGCATTGGAGCACGTTTCCATCGATATCGCCAAGAATGAGTTTGTCTGCTTGCTCGGTCCCAGCGGCTGCGGCAAAACGACTTTGCTCAGAATGATCGCAGGGCTGGAGCAGCCGACGACAGGCAGCATGATCATAGCTGGCAGGGAGATCACCTCTCTGCCGCCTGCGAAACGGAATATTGCGATGATGTTCCAGTCGTATGCGCTGTTTCCGAACTTGACGGCCGCCCAGAATATTGCGTTTGGGCTGCAAGAGAAAAAGCTGTCCAGGCAAGATATCGCGGCAAAGGTAGAGGAAGCCTTGGACATGGTGGACTTGTCTCATGTGAGGGACAAGTACCCTGCCCAGCTATCGGGCGGTCAGCAGCAGCGAATTGCCTTGGCGCGCGCCATTTCGCTCTCACGGGATGTCCTTCTCCTGGATGAGCCTCTCTCCGCTCTGGATGCCAAGGTCCGGCAAAAGCTTCGCAGGGAAATCCGCCGCTTGCATGAAAAATTCGGGATGACGACCGTGATGGTGACGCACGATCAGGATGAGGCGTTGACGATGGCGGACAAAATTGTCGTGATGAATCACGGGGAAGTCGTGCAGGTCGGCACGCCTGAGGTCATTTACACCCAGCCTGCCACACCGTTTGTCGCGGATTTTATCGGGGCGGTCAACTTTATCGAGAGCCGACGTTTCGATCCAGGACAAAGGGAGGCTTCCACTCTACTCGCTATTCGGCCAGAGCATGTGCGCCTCTTGGCCTATGAATCGGAGTACGGGATTCCGGCGACGATTCTGGAAAGCGAGTTTCGCGGCGCATTTTATCGAATTTATTTGGAATGGCGGGACGATCACGGACAAACGACAGTGCAGTTGACCCTCGACCTACCCGCTGCCCAGGCGAACAAGCTTGACGTTCGAAGGGGACAAAAGGTGTGCCTGGAGCTGCCGCTTGAGCATCTGCTCCGCTTCGAACAGGATGAGGCTGCTGCTGCAAAGGAACAGGGGTGA